The Phaeocystidibacter marisrubri DNA segment TGCCATTACTCGAGGGAAGAATCGGGTAGATCCAGTTACTTCTCTTTTCAATGGGATTAGCTCTCCTTGAGCATTTAATGAAGGTCTATTAGCTCTTTTGTTGCCTTGCATAAAAAGAGCCTCACCATTCAAAACATAGGGCTCCGTTTCATCGGTTGGGCTGTATGCAGGTACTCCCCATTTCGTATCTACTGAAATCATGGACTGAGGGATATTCCATCCCAATCCCATCCAACCGGTTCCAGCGTCTGAGTTGTAGTTGACAGCAAGAGGAGGAGTCATCCCATTTCTTCCTTGAGGAATCCAAAGGGGATAGCTGAGGGAAGCGGAGCCCTGACGGTTGGCACTGGGAGGTTGCATTAAACGCATCCCTGTGGCTGGGCTTGCTGGCTCAATTTCCGATACATTGGTAGGGACATAGGCTGCAGCTTCTGGCATTTCCGGTGAAGAGATCATTCCTGCGAAATAGTCGGTTTCAGCAGGGACTACCGCTTTTACTCTGAAGGATTCTCGGTCGATTCCAATGGTCTCTGCCATTTTCCACGTGTTCGATTGACGATCGAGGAAGAAGACGTTCACCAAATTCAATTCCGCAACACTTCCCAATCGAGCTACATCTACACCAATGGCAATAGGTGTGGCGTTTTCATACTTACCGTCTAGACGGTAGTGTGTAGCATTTCGGGTGACATTCAAAATATGATCAGGAGTTGAGGTAATATCAGGGTCAAATGATACATACCCTCTAAGTGAGCTCGCACTATCCAATACTTCAAAGTCCATCGTCCTAGCATAGGTTTTGACGATGTCTATTTCGTTGCGAGGTGATAAATCTTCGCGATCTATTTTGCTTGGAAGATCTGTGTCTACAGGTGTAGTTAACTTCGTTACTTCTATCTCGTTTTCGATGGGAAGGAAGTAATGCGAAGCAAGTGCGTTGGATGATGAATCTTCTTGCAGAGGTATAGTCTGCAGTGCCATTGTAGATGCGAAGATGTCATTGCTGAGAAGCGCGAATACAGTAAAATAAACGGCAACTTTAGACGACCAATCGGACTGGAACATGAAAGAGAAAGATTGAGTGAGCGTTTTATTGAGCAACGATGAGTTTTACAGTGTAAGTGATTTCACCACTGTAGAGTGAAAGGGTGTAGATTCCCGGCACTTCAGGAGCGTCAAATTTCCAATCGAAGCTAGAAGCAAAGGGTAAATCTTCGATTTCCAATACGTGACCTTGCATATCGGATAAGGTCAATTTTAAAGGATGGTCACCTGTTATATCCTGAACAGACAAGGTGGTGCGCTGACCTCTTGATGCAGGGTCAGGAAAGAGTCGAATGGTAGGCTTCGCGATTTGAAAGGGGGCTTCTGTGGAGGAAGTATTAGCGATGACCTTAGAAGAGATCATATTGCCATTCTCATCTACAATTTTTACTAGATATTGTCCTTCTCCTAATACGTTGGAAACAGGATGATTTTCATAAGGTTTGCGAATGCTTGAACCATTCGACATGTCCTGAACTTCTACAAATAACTTTTCCTCCTCTTCCGAAGAGAGGGATACGGTTAATTCATTGTTCGTCACTTCGGCGGTAAAACGATCGCAGTCACGAATACTCTTAGTTGTAAAGTAATAGTGACGATAGTTTTCCAGTAGAATCAAGGGTATCTGATACTCTTCATCGGCAAGTAAAACGTTCTTGGGCAAATAAAGGAACGAACTGCCGTCGGTTAGAAATAGCGAATCGTTTTCATCCGATTTTTCGTGAAGAGGAATGCGAACGATTAATTGATGTGCGGTGGAATTCCAATTTTGAAGTTGAAGTTTCCACTGTGAAAGTGGATGATGTCCGCCACTTGAGCAAGACAATCGCTGTGAACGCTGCTGTTTGCTTTCGGAAAGAATGATAAAGGCATCGTCTTCGATTTCCACATTAGGTTGAGTACCAATGGACTTCACTTCATCTAAGGCGACCAGTACTTGAGGCCCTCTTGTGGTGATGGTTTGAGTTTGAAGAAACTGCTGTTGATCTAAGCGACCAACACCTAATACGCGAACGTGATGTGATCCGTCTATTTGACGATTCCAATAGGTGTAATTATCGGCACGTAAATAATCCCTCCAAATCTCATCCTCATTATGGGTTACGGTAATAGAGTACTTCAAGGCGAGGTAGGAGTTTACTTTTCTCCGCTCTTCTCTTGAGAGACTTTTAGGGTAAATCACGAGTTCAGCTATCTCAAACAATGACGTGTCGCCCACGGTAAGTGGAGCCCTCGATTGTCGGGCATAACGTTGAGAAGCTACAGTCTCTATCGTTACGATGGCCGGAACATCCTCCGTAAAACGAATAGGACTGGAAACTCTTCCAAACTGTATGTGGTCGTCGAAAATTCGAATATCTCCGATGCCCATAAATTCACCTCCCGTCTGGGAAAGCGACTTGGGTTTTAGTACAAAAAAAAGTGTTGATGCACCTTGCAGATTTACGAGATCTTCTTCGTTTTCTAAATCGAGTAGATTGAATGTGTGGTGATTTCCAATGGTGGATGGTAAGTTAGTCTGTGCATGCCATAGGCTTTGACCATCTACACCACCAGGTGCGTTTTGGCTAAAAGCGATGGTGGAAATCAAGGATGAAACGAAAAAACTAAAAACATGCCATGGATAAGAGCGAGAGACCATGAAATACCTTTTAGGGTTTAGTGATATTTGGTGCGCAAATTAGTTCTAATTTTGAAAAGACATGTTAAAATTTGAATATTTCACATAACACCTTTTTTTAAGAGAATTCTTCAAGCCTTCTTAGCTTTGTAAGCGTGTTTCAGTAATCTTTTTATATGAAGTCTCTCATCGCCATTCTTCTCTTCTGTCTTTCAATTTCATCCCTTTCCCAAACCACGTTGACGGTTACCAATCTCAATGACTCTGGACCGGGATCGCTGCGCCAACAGGTGTTCAACTCCAACAGTGGTGATCACATTGTGTTTGATGCCTCTTTGTTGAATAATGGAAGCGACACCTTATTCTTGAATTTCCCAATTATTGTTGATAATGGATTAAGTATAACTGGACTTATTCGAGGAGGTGATACTTTGTTTATCAGCGGTCACGACTCAACGCAGATCTTTTACATGGACTTTTCCAACATCCCAGGTCAGGAAGTGTACCTGGATAGTTTGGCGGTGATTGATGCGAAGAAATATGCGCAGGATGGATCAGTGACGAATCACAATGGTGGAGCCATTTTTGTGTCAAACCTTGATTTATTAACCATTGCAAACTCACTTTTTGAAAATTGTCGAACTACAGGAAGTGGTAACGGAGGTGCTATTTTCAGCACACATACTCCTCTTACTATATTTAACACTTCGTTTGTGTCTAATTCTACTGGTAGCACAACAGTTGGAAACATGGATATTAGGGGGGGCGCAATTGAACTACGGAATAGTTCATTATCCCTATCTAACTGTACGTTTAAGAAGAATCATTCTTTTGATCGCGGTGGAGCCGTTTATTTGAATACAGGTGACTTTGTAGTGATTAACTCCACTTTTATAGAGAATCGTATTGGTCCTGATTTTTACGCTATGGGGGGGGCAATTTGTGCATTTGGTGACTTTGAAGGAATAATCGAGAATTCTGTTTTCACAGGTAATAGTACATCAGGGAATGGCGGAGCACTACGCTTCATTAGTTTTTCAGTTTTTAACTCCAATGTCCTTATATCTAATTCATTATTAAATAGAAATGTTTCTGCGGGTATTGGAAGTGCATTGTTTTCTACAGAAGTTAATTGCTCCATTAATCGCTCGAGTATTGTCGAGAATAAGTCAATATCTGCTGGGACAGAGCCGGTACACATTGTTGGCGCTGTACTTGAGTTGAATGAGACGTCCATTACTAAAAATGAAACCAATCAGAACTCTGGAGTTTTGAATATGCGAAATGGGGAGCTCCATATTCGTAATTCAACTATTTATAACAATGTTGGAGGAAGTAATGTTGAAGCCATTAATTTGGGAACTAATCCGATGGATTCAGTAAGTATTTCGAGTTCAATTATTACTCATAATGGTTCACCTACTATAAGTCCAGATCCCAACATCAACTCCCTCGGCAACAACATCTTCTCCGACTCACCTTCATTTGCCATAGCCAGCGACCAAACCAATATCGATTCCACAACGCTAGCCTTAGAACCACTAGCCATGAATGGAGGGCTAACGCCAACGATGCTTCCGGGTCCAACAAGTGTGGCCTTGAACATGGGTAACCCCACAGATTTCTCAGACGCACAAAATGGCCCCATCTATGGTCGCAGAGATATAGGTGCCGCCGAACGACCTGTCATTTCATATGATACCACTTCTGCGTGTACTCCTGTGAGCTGGTGGGGAAACACCTATGGCACGGCGGGAACATATTTAGATACCGCTTACAATGCGAACTCCATTGACTCTGTTGGAGTATTGGTGCTAGAACTTCAAGACACTTCCGTTTTTGATCTCGATGGAACTTTGTATGCCAGTGAAGAGGATACCAATACCACCTATCAATGGGTGGATTGCGACAACAACTACGCTGTCATTGTCGGCGCTACAAGTCGAGGTTTTCTTCCACCAGCCAATGGTAACTACGCCGTGATTCTTACCAATCAAAACTGCGTAGATACCTCCTCTTGCATCAGTTACAATCGCTTTAGTATTTCCGAAAGAAGTACAACTGAAGATTGGTTGACATTTTATCCCAACCCAACGTCGGGAGTCATTCACTATTCATTCACTGGTAATGCACCGATGCAAGTAGAGGTGCTTGATCTAAGCGGGCGCAATGTCACGACGTTTGAACTTGATGGAGAAACAACTCTTCAGCTTCCGAGTCTTGCTAATGGCACGTACCTCTTGCGTTGGATGGGAAGTCAAGGTGAGGTTCAGGTGGATAGGATTTGTGTGGTTGAGTAGGGTGTTGGATTAAAGGGTTTTAGAGGTTTTAGGGGTTTTAGGAGTTTAAGAGGTTTATGGTGCTTCGAGGGTTTGTCAATGGCGAGAGGTTTAGCCTAGAGTCTATGGGGTAATGAGTGTTTCACTCAGCTATAATGATCCAGTGGGGCTATTGACCAACTGCTGCCTCATTGCTCAGCAAACTAAACAAGTACAAATCGAAGAATTCCTCTTCAAAATAGACACAATGGCGAAGGGTGCCTTCTTTATGGAAGCCGCATTTTTCGAGCACACGGATGCTGGCTTTGTTGGAAGTGCGTGCATAGGCTTCCATTCTGTGAATGTTCATGTGCTCATAGCCATAGGCGAGACACGCTTTGACGGCTTCGGTCATGTAACCATGGCCAACAAAGTTGAGGTCCATTCCATACCCTACTTCAGCAAGCCTGTTGGATTTTTCCCAGCGCCACATACCCGCATATCCAATGGGTTCGCCGGTAGATTTTAGTTCTAGTATCCATTGAACGCCCGTGTCGTTGGCGTAGCGATCTAGTACGTTTTGCAAAAATGCTTCAGCTTCAGAAACATCCTTAAGCAATGGCCTGTTCATGAATTCCATGAAGGCTGGACTGGAACGCAAGGTGAACATCCACGGTGCATCTTTTAACGAAGCGGGCCGTAAGCGCAGACGATCGGTTTCCAGGGTGGGGATTTCCATATTTAGGAGAGCTTTTCAGCCAAGGCTGCCATAACCTTTCGCGGGTTCTTTCCTTCGTAAAGGATTTTGTAAACGGCATTGGATATAGGCATCTTCACTTCGTAATCACGCTTTACACTCTTGATAAGCTTGGTGGCATAGTATCCTTCCGCTACCATGTTCATCTCTAACATGGCTGAACGAACGGTGTAGCCCTTGCCTATCATGGTTCCAAAGAGACGGTTTCTACTGAATTGAGAGTAAGCTGTAACAAGTAGGTCGCCCAAATATGCAGAGCCAGTAATGTCACGCTTAATAGGGTGAACGGCTTTGATGAATTTCTTCATCTCGCGGGTGGCGTTGCTTACCAATACAGCCTGAAAATTGTCGCCGTAGCCTAAGCCGTGACAAATACCGGCAGCAAGCGAGTAGATATTCTTAAGGACGGCCGCATATTCAGTACCGTAGATGTCATCTGAGGTTGAAGTCTTGATGAAATCACAAGCAAGCGACTTGGCCATGAATTTGGCGTGCTCTTTTGTTTGACTCGCTGCAGTGAGATAGCTCAATCGTTCCAAAGCAACTTCTTCTGCATGACAAGGTCCCATAATCACCCCAATGTTTTCAATGGGAACATTGTAGTTCTGATTCAGGAATTCGCCTACAATGACGTTTTCATCTGGAACAATCCCCTTGATGGCAGAAAAGATCACCTTATCGCTGATGGGGACAGAAAGATGCTCAAGCGAAGGTTTTAAGAAGGCACTCGGTATGGCGAAGATCAAATAATCGGATTCCCCTACCAAGTGGTCTAGATCGGTAGTGATGTCGATTTTTTCTGTTGGTAACTCTATGGATGTGAGGTACTTTGGGTTGTGGTGGTATCGCTTAACGTGTACCACGCTTTCCTCGTCTCTCATCCACCATCCTACGTAATCGTTGGTTTCACTGAGTATCTTCACAAGGGCGGTGGCCCAAGAACCTCCACCAATAACGGAGATGTATGGTTTCTTATCTGTGTCTTCGTTCTGCATGTGTCTTTTTAGAAAGTGAGTTCAAACTCCATTTCTTTTTCTTCGCGCAACACTTTTACTGTGGTGCTATCGCCGGGTTTGAATGCCCCGAGCGCACGCATGTAGGCGTAAATATCGGCAATGGGATATTCACCAAGTTGAGTGATGACGTCATCGGGAAGGAGGCCTGCTTTGGCTGCGGGCTTTCCATCGGTAACGCCATCTACTTTAACCCCAGGGCCGCCAAAGATATAATCTGGAATGATACCTAGGGTAACGTTGAATCGAGGGGTTGTGCTCTGCTCTGCGTCATTGGTCTTTTGGAAGGTGAGTTCGTCAGGAATGGCGTTGGCAATCCTTTCGATGTAATCGGCCACCTCAATCAGTCCTTTGTAGTTGATTTTATCTGGGTCGTCCGACGGTTTGTGATAATCGTCGTGCGTTCCCGTAAAAAAGTGCAAGACAGGGATGTCTTTTTGGTAGAACGAAG contains these protein-coding regions:
- a CDS encoding NAD(P)H-dependent glycerol-3-phosphate dehydrogenase — protein: MQNEDTDKKPYISVIGGGSWATALVKILSETNDYVGWWMRDEESVVHVKRYHHNPKYLTSIELPTEKIDITTDLDHLVGESDYLIFAIPSAFLKPSLEHLSVPISDKVIFSAIKGIVPDENVIVGEFLNQNYNVPIENIGVIMGPCHAEEVALERLSYLTAASQTKEHAKFMAKSLACDFIKTSTSDDIYGTEYAAVLKNIYSLAAGICHGLGYGDNFQAVLVSNATREMKKFIKAVHPIKRDITGSAYLGDLLVTAYSQFSRNRLFGTMIGKGYTVRSAMLEMNMVAEGYYATKLIKSVKRDYEVKMPISNAVYKILYEGKNPRKVMAALAEKLS
- a CDS encoding GNAT family N-acetyltransferase, coding for MEIPTLETDRLRLRPASLKDAPWMFTLRSSPAFMEFMNRPLLKDVSEAEAFLQNVLDRYANDTGVQWILELKSTGEPIGYAGMWRWEKSNRLAEVGYGMDLNFVGHGYMTEAVKACLAYGYEHMNIHRMEAYARTSNKASIRVLEKCGFHKEGTLRHCVYFEEEFFDLYLFSLLSNEAAVGQ
- a CDS encoding T9SS type A sorting domain-containing protein — translated: MKSLIAILLFCLSISSLSQTTLTVTNLNDSGPGSLRQQVFNSNSGDHIVFDASLLNNGSDTLFLNFPIIVDNGLSITGLIRGGDTLFISGHDSTQIFYMDFSNIPGQEVYLDSLAVIDAKKYAQDGSVTNHNGGAIFVSNLDLLTIANSLFENCRTTGSGNGGAIFSTHTPLTIFNTSFVSNSTGSTTVGNMDIRGGAIELRNSSLSLSNCTFKKNHSFDRGGAVYLNTGDFVVINSTFIENRIGPDFYAMGGAICAFGDFEGIIENSVFTGNSTSGNGGALRFISFSVFNSNVLISNSLLNRNVSAGIGSALFSTEVNCSINRSSIVENKSISAGTEPVHIVGAVLELNETSITKNETNQNSGVLNMRNGELHIRNSTIYNNVGGSNVEAINLGTNPMDSVSISSSIITHNGSPTISPDPNINSLGNNIFSDSPSFAIASDQTNIDSTTLALEPLAMNGGLTPTMLPGPTSVALNMGNPTDFSDAQNGPIYGRRDIGAAERPVISYDTTSACTPVSWWGNTYGTAGTYLDTAYNANSIDSVGVLVLELQDTSVFDLDGTLYASEEDTNTTYQWVDCDNNYAVIVGATSRGFLPPANGNYAVILTNQNCVDTSSCISYNRFSISERSTTEDWLTFYPNPTSGVIHYSFTGNAPMQVEVLDLSGRNVTTFELDGETTLQLPSLANGTYLLRWMGSQGEVQVDRICVVE
- a CDS encoding T9SS type A sorting domain-containing protein gives rise to the protein MVSRSYPWHVFSFFVSSLISTIAFSQNAPGGVDGQSLWHAQTNLPSTIGNHHTFNLLDLENEEDLVNLQGASTLFFVLKPKSLSQTGGEFMGIGDIRIFDDHIQFGRVSSPIRFTEDVPAIVTIETVASQRYARQSRAPLTVGDTSLFEIAELVIYPKSLSREERRKVNSYLALKYSITVTHNEDEIWRDYLRADNYTYWNRQIDGSHHVRVLGVGRLDQQQFLQTQTITTRGPQVLVALDEVKSIGTQPNVEIEDDAFIILSESKQQRSQRLSCSSGGHHPLSQWKLQLQNWNSTAHQLIVRIPLHEKSDENDSLFLTDGSSFLYLPKNVLLADEEYQIPLILLENYRHYYFTTKSIRDCDRFTAEVTNNELTVSLSSEEEEKLFVEVQDMSNGSSIRKPYENHPVSNVLGEGQYLVKIVDENGNMISSKVIANTSSTEAPFQIAKPTIRLFPDPASRGQRTTLSVQDITGDHPLKLTLSDMQGHVLEIEDLPFASSFDWKFDAPEVPGIYTLSLYSGEITYTVKLIVAQ